From the genome of Hymenobacter cellulosilyticus, one region includes:
- a CDS encoding acyl-CoA thioesterase, with protein sequence MTATPESFRFSRLLTVVEADIDELNHVNNVQYVQFVQDTAAAHWLTAFPAGEREQYIWVVLEHWVRYHKPAFLGEELRCTTWIGEVRGAQSQRFVRIERATDGVLLCEAETQWVLLDPATQRPKRVTPEVEERLRVAVG encoded by the coding sequence ATGACCGCCACGCCCGAGTCCTTCCGCTTTTCCCGTTTGCTTACCGTGGTTGAGGCTGATATTGATGAGCTGAATCACGTTAATAATGTGCAGTACGTGCAGTTTGTGCAGGATACGGCCGCGGCCCACTGGCTCACGGCCTTTCCGGCGGGCGAGCGGGAGCAGTATATCTGGGTGGTGCTGGAACACTGGGTGCGCTATCACAAGCCCGCCTTCCTGGGTGAGGAGCTGCGCTGCACTACCTGGATTGGGGAAGTGCGCGGGGCGCAGTCGCAGCGCTTCGTGCGCATCGAGCGGGCCACGGACGGAGTGCTGCTCTGCGAGGCCGAAACGCAGTGGGTGCTGTTGGACCCGGCCACCCAGCGCCCGAAGCGGGTGACGCCGGAGGTGGAAGAGCGGCTGCGGGTGGCAGTGGGGTAA
- a CDS encoding cold-shock protein, with protein MQTGTVKFFNDTKGFGFIKSDENGQDIFVHVSDLVDEIRENDKVQFDVAQGKKGLNAVKVSLV; from the coding sequence ATGCAAACAGGAACAGTAAAATTCTTCAATGACACCAAGGGCTTTGGTTTCATTAAATCTGACGAAAATGGTCAGGACATCTTCGTACACGTAAGTGACCTGGTCGACGAAATTCGTGAGAACGACAAAGTGCAATTCGACGTTGCACAAGGTAAAAAAGGCCTGAATGCCGTAAAGGTATCTTTGGTTTAA
- a CDS encoding DEAD/DEAH box helicase: MEKVKFEELNLSEELMRAIADLGYEEASPIQTAAIPVLLAGQDVIGQAQTGTGKTAAFGIPAIEGVDTNSKAVQVLILCPTRELAVQVSGEIQKLGKYKRGLAVVPIYGGQSYDRQFQALERGVQIVIGTPGRVMDHLERGTLKLDQVKKIILDEADEMLDMGFRDDIEVVLSKMPEDRQTVFFSATMSKPIMELTKKYQTNPQIVKVNHQELTVTNIEQMYYEVRNPMKKDVLSRIIDMYNLKSTIVFCNTKRMVDECVAELQARGYFADGLHGDMGQQQRQNTLDKFRKGTLEILVATDVAARGIDVENVEAVVNYDLPADEEYYVHRIGRTGRAGKLGKAFTFVSGRDIYKLRDIMRFTKANIKQERIPSFEDVSEVKTTLFLAQIKDIIEKGKLEKYVARVQRLLDQEEDITSLDVAAALLRMTMKEDKQAEKSLEAGRQQGAVRPGFTRLFVTMGKKDRVHPRDIVDLIAENTALTGSKVGDIALYDKFSFVEVPSEFAEEITTKLGRTSIQGRPVSFNIATPRQEGDAQQEGNTRGPGGFGGGEDRPRRSGGFGGERREGGFGGNRGGSYGERREGGFNRGGGSFGGNREGGYRGGNSGGSSYGGGYKGNRDGGSSYGGGYKGKRDNDGGGFRGGNRSEGPAPRPRQDFDE; encoded by the coding sequence ATGGAAAAAGTAAAATTTGAAGAGCTAAACCTCTCCGAGGAATTGATGCGCGCCATTGCCGACCTCGGCTACGAAGAAGCATCACCCATTCAAACGGCCGCCATTCCAGTTCTGCTGGCCGGCCAGGATGTTATTGGCCAGGCCCAGACGGGTACCGGCAAAACCGCTGCTTTTGGCATTCCCGCCATCGAAGGCGTTGACACCAACAGCAAAGCCGTACAAGTTCTGATTCTGTGCCCCACGCGTGAGCTGGCCGTACAGGTATCGGGCGAAATTCAGAAGCTCGGCAAATACAAGCGTGGTCTAGCCGTAGTGCCAATCTACGGTGGCCAGAGCTATGACCGTCAGTTCCAGGCCCTGGAGCGCGGTGTGCAGATCGTAATCGGTACGCCCGGCCGGGTAATGGACCACCTGGAGCGTGGTACGCTGAAGCTGGACCAGGTAAAGAAAATCATCCTCGATGAGGCCGACGAAATGCTCGACATGGGCTTCCGCGACGACATCGAGGTGGTACTGAGCAAGATGCCCGAAGACCGCCAGACGGTGTTCTTCTCGGCTACGATGAGCAAGCCGATTATGGAGCTCACCAAAAAGTACCAGACCAACCCGCAGATCGTAAAAGTCAACCACCAGGAGCTGACCGTTACGAACATCGAGCAGATGTACTACGAGGTGCGTAACCCCATGAAGAAGGATGTGCTCTCGCGCATCATCGACATGTACAACCTCAAGTCGACCATCGTATTCTGCAACACGAAGCGCATGGTAGACGAGTGCGTAGCTGAACTACAGGCCCGCGGCTACTTCGCCGACGGCTTGCACGGCGACATGGGCCAGCAGCAGCGCCAGAACACGCTCGACAAGTTCCGTAAGGGTACGCTCGAGATTCTGGTAGCAACCGACGTAGCTGCCCGTGGTATCGACGTGGAGAACGTGGAAGCCGTAGTAAACTACGACCTGCCCGCCGACGAAGAATACTATGTGCACCGCATCGGCCGCACCGGCCGCGCTGGTAAGCTGGGTAAGGCCTTCACTTTCGTGAGCGGCCGCGACATCTACAAGCTGCGCGACATCATGCGCTTCACCAAGGCCAACATCAAGCAGGAGCGTATTCCTTCGTTTGAGGATGTGTCGGAGGTTAAAACCACGCTGTTCCTGGCTCAGATCAAGGACATCATTGAGAAGGGCAAGCTGGAGAAGTACGTTGCCCGCGTGCAGCGTCTGCTGGATCAGGAAGAGGACATCACGTCGCTGGACGTGGCGGCCGCGCTGCTCCGCATGACGATGAAGGAAGACAAGCAGGCTGAGAAGAGCCTCGAAGCCGGCCGCCAGCAAGGCGCCGTGCGTCCGGGCTTCACCCGTCTGTTCGTGACCATGGGCAAGAAAGATCGGGTTCATCCCCGCGACATCGTAGACTTGATTGCCGAAAATACGGCCCTGACCGGCAGCAAAGTCGGTGACATTGCCCTCTACGACAAGTTTAGCTTTGTGGAAGTGCCTTCGGAGTTTGCGGAGGAAATCACCACCAAGCTGGGCCGCACCTCGATTCAGGGTCGTCCCGTGTCGTTCAACATTGCTACGCCCCGCCAGGAAGGCGATGCGCAGCAGGAAGGCAACACCCGCGGCCCCGGCGGATTTGGTGGCGGCGAAGATCGTCCGCGCCGCAGCGGTGGCTTTGGCGGCGAGCGTCGCGAAGGCGGCTTCGGTGGCAACCGGGGCGGTTCGTACGGTGAGCGTCGCGAAGGTGGCTTCAACCGCGGTGGCGGCTCGTTTGGCGGCAACCGCGAAGGTGGCTACCGCGGCGGCAACAGCGGTGGTAGCTCCTACGGCGGTGGCTACAAAGGCAACCGTGACGGTGGCAGCTCCTACGGTGGCGGCTACAAAGGCAAGCGCGACAACGACGGTGGCGGCTTCCGTGGCGGCAACCGCAGCGAAGGTCCGGCTCCCCGTCCGCGTCAGGACTTCGACGAATAA
- a CDS encoding UvrD-helicase domain-containing protein gives MPATFRIYSSSAGSGKTYQLTKEYLKLALGSEDPAYFKSILAITFTNDAAGEMKERIISALRSFAYPDDAQQQDALLGDIARELAEEGLLPKRAETPEEQRQELRRRAAATFRLVLYHYADFGVSTIDSFVQRIVQAFTRELGLPATFEVELDGDAVLQSAVALLLDRVNRDPNAALLSRSLADYALSKADEGRSWNNLSDELVQFGRFLLSEPVHEAVTQLQKMSLQDYRRLHETLRKRKEVIEGKFQLAALQAIVALETAGVTEADLYQGKNGIIGYFTKWEERLLPDKEANSYVRATFEQDKWYSGKVKTAADKQRVDAVKEEVTRYYLELENLRATLLSDYILVNGMLPYLFHVSLLSELSKAVDQLSRERGVVLIAEFNRRIASIVLREPVPFLYERMGERYLHLLIDEFQDTSVLQWNNLLPLVENAVSTGNLSLAVGDAKQAIYRWRGGEMEQILRLHKNETQYLYGRVADEELRGLLQDRYYTLDQALTPEHLNTNYRSAPEIIQFNNDFFGQVSSTHPQLPLVQSIYDEHFGQQTPGGGEAGHVELLFTEDEAPARRYDPVTGDYTTEILPGVGPDEVFDYEASTLYLTLQLVEQAMQDGFRLQDIAVLCRRRDSSRRVAKFLKERGYPIISADSLSLEFAEVVNLLVALFRVLNRPADTLARAEALLLVDKVVRQLAPTPARARHIATLANAEKAQDFFDELRMLGYDVRERETGNLGLYELTERLMGTFGLLGRNEESEYLFRFLDLTLEYSLRFGNNLNNFLAYWEQKKSALSINAPAGRDAITITTVHKAKGLAYGVVIVPFADWSLTPYRGTLLWGQLPEDAKPVPEMPPIAVVSQTQALLRTPLAQQYTEELEKTFLEGLNMLYVAFTRPRHRLYVISRRPKLTKAVKELEPTTSAELAKTVAELLHRYLLTTGHWNDERTAYTLADSHNFVPRLKTREVTETYPLANLSSTPWEERLRLRRHANTIFDFDDQQVQREWNRKLHYALRRLEVANDVDRVTAQLVAEGLVSSKEKGQLVSLLRRTVENPQMAHYFSLAVAVETEREILVGGTRRQDYKPDRIVFESDVKPAPGRVTVIDFKIPPPEPQHRRQLQQYAGLFRQLGYTDVQCVLYYFDSEEVIVF, from the coding sequence ATGCCCGCCACGTTTCGCATCTACTCGTCCTCTGCCGGCTCCGGCAAAACCTACCAGCTGACCAAGGAATACCTGAAGCTGGCCCTGGGCTCCGAGGACCCGGCTTACTTCAAGAGCATTCTGGCGATTACCTTCACCAACGACGCGGCGGGTGAGATGAAGGAGCGCATTATCAGCGCCCTACGCAGCTTTGCCTACCCCGACGATGCCCAGCAGCAGGACGCGCTGCTCGGCGACATTGCCCGGGAGCTGGCCGAGGAAGGCCTGCTGCCCAAGCGGGCCGAAACGCCTGAGGAGCAACGGCAGGAGCTGCGGCGGCGGGCGGCGGCCACCTTCCGGCTGGTGCTCTATCACTACGCCGACTTCGGGGTGAGCACCATCGACTCCTTCGTGCAGCGCATCGTGCAGGCCTTTACCCGGGAGCTGGGCTTGCCGGCCACGTTTGAGGTGGAGCTCGACGGCGACGCGGTGTTGCAAAGCGCGGTGGCTCTGCTGCTGGACCGCGTCAATCGGGACCCCAACGCGGCCCTGCTCAGCCGCTCCCTGGCCGACTACGCCCTGAGCAAGGCCGACGAGGGCCGCAGCTGGAATAACCTCTCAGACGAGCTGGTCCAGTTCGGGCGCTTTCTGCTGAGTGAGCCGGTGCACGAGGCCGTGACCCAGCTGCAGAAGATGTCGTTGCAGGACTACCGGCGGCTGCACGAGACCCTACGCAAGCGCAAGGAAGTTATTGAGGGCAAGTTTCAGCTGGCAGCCCTACAAGCCATTGTGGCCCTAGAAACGGCCGGCGTGACCGAAGCGGACTTGTACCAGGGCAAAAACGGCATCATCGGCTATTTCACCAAGTGGGAAGAGCGGCTGTTGCCCGACAAGGAAGCCAACAGCTACGTGCGGGCCACTTTCGAGCAGGATAAGTGGTACAGCGGCAAGGTAAAAACCGCCGCCGACAAGCAGCGCGTGGACGCGGTGAAAGAGGAAGTGACCCGCTACTACCTGGAGCTGGAAAACCTGCGGGCTACGCTGCTCTCCGACTACATTCTGGTCAACGGCATGCTGCCTTACCTGTTTCACGTGTCCTTGCTGAGCGAGCTGAGCAAAGCCGTAGACCAGCTCAGCCGGGAACGGGGCGTGGTGCTCATTGCCGAGTTTAACCGCCGCATTGCCAGCATCGTGCTGCGGGAGCCGGTGCCCTTCCTCTACGAGCGGATGGGGGAACGGTACCTGCACCTGCTCATCGACGAGTTTCAGGACACCTCCGTGCTGCAGTGGAACAACCTGCTGCCGCTGGTGGAAAACGCCGTGTCGACCGGCAACCTGTCCTTGGCCGTGGGCGACGCCAAGCAGGCTATTTACCGCTGGCGGGGCGGGGAAATGGAGCAGATTCTGCGTTTGCACAAAAACGAAACGCAGTACCTCTACGGCCGCGTGGCCGACGAAGAGCTGCGCGGGCTGCTGCAGGACCGCTACTACACCCTGGACCAGGCCCTGACGCCCGAGCACCTGAACACCAACTACCGCTCAGCCCCGGAAATCATCCAGTTCAACAACGACTTTTTCGGGCAGGTAAGCAGCACCCACCCGCAGCTGCCCCTGGTGCAAAGCATTTACGATGAACACTTTGGCCAGCAGACGCCCGGCGGTGGGGAGGCCGGCCACGTGGAACTGCTCTTCACCGAGGACGAGGCCCCGGCCCGGCGCTACGACCCGGTAACGGGCGACTACACCACGGAAATTCTCCCCGGTGTGGGCCCCGACGAGGTATTCGACTACGAAGCCAGCACGCTCTACCTGACCCTGCAATTGGTGGAGCAGGCCATGCAGGATGGGTTTCGGCTCCAGGACATTGCCGTGCTCTGCCGCCGCCGCGACAGTAGCCGCCGGGTAGCTAAGTTCCTGAAAGAGCGGGGCTACCCCATTATTTCGGCCGACTCCTTGTCTCTCGAGTTTGCCGAGGTGGTGAACCTGCTGGTGGCCTTGTTCCGGGTGCTGAACCGCCCCGCCGACACCCTGGCCCGGGCCGAAGCCCTGCTCCTGGTAGATAAAGTAGTGCGGCAGCTGGCTCCCACCCCGGCCCGGGCCCGCCACATTGCCACGCTGGCTAATGCTGAAAAAGCCCAGGACTTTTTCGACGAGCTGCGCATGCTAGGCTACGACGTGCGGGAACGAGAAACCGGCAACCTGGGCCTCTACGAGCTGACCGAGCGGCTGATGGGCACCTTCGGGCTGCTGGGCCGCAACGAGGAAAGTGAGTACCTGTTCCGCTTTCTGGATTTGACGCTGGAATACAGCCTGCGCTTTGGCAACAACCTCAACAACTTTCTGGCTTACTGGGAACAGAAGAAAAGCGCGTTGAGCATCAACGCCCCGGCCGGGCGCGACGCCATTACTATTACCACGGTGCATAAGGCCAAGGGCCTGGCCTACGGGGTGGTCATCGTGCCCTTCGCCGACTGGAGCCTGACGCCCTACCGCGGCACTCTGCTCTGGGGGCAGCTGCCGGAGGATGCCAAGCCGGTGCCCGAAATGCCGCCCATTGCGGTAGTCAGCCAGACCCAGGCCTTGCTGCGCACTCCGCTGGCCCAGCAATACACCGAGGAGCTGGAAAAAACGTTTCTGGAAGGCCTCAACATGCTTTATGTGGCCTTCACCAGGCCCCGGCACCGGCTCTACGTCATCAGCCGCCGGCCTAAGCTCACTAAGGCAGTTAAAGAACTGGAGCCAACAACCAGCGCGGAGCTGGCCAAAACCGTGGCCGAGCTGCTGCACCGCTACCTGCTGACTACCGGCCACTGGAACGACGAGCGCACGGCCTATACCCTGGCCGACAGCCACAACTTCGTGCCCCGGCTCAAGACCCGGGAGGTTACGGAAACTTACCCGCTGGCCAACCTTTCGAGCACGCCCTGGGAAGAGCGGCTCCGCCTGCGCCGGCACGCCAACACCATCTTCGACTTCGACGACCAGCAGGTGCAGCGCGAGTGGAACCGCAAGCTGCACTACGCTTTGCGCCGCCTTGAAGTAGCCAACGACGTGGACCGGGTTACGGCCCAGCTCGTGGCCGAAGGCCTGGTGAGCAGCAAGGAAAAAGGCCAGCTGGTGAGCTTGCTGCGGCGCACGGTGGAAAATCCGCAGATGGCCCACTACTTCAGCCTGGCCGTGGCTGTGGAGACCGAGCGGGAAATCCTGGTGGGCGGCACCCGCCGCCAGGACTACAAGCCCGACCGAATCGTGTTTGAGTCCGATGTGAAGCCCGCGCCGGGCCGCGTCACGGTTATCGACTTCAAGATTCCGCCACCCGAGCCTCAGCACCGCCGCCAGCTGCAGCAATACGCGGGCCTGTTTCGGCAGCTGGGCTACACTGACGTGCAGTGCGTGCTGTATTACTTCGACTCAGAAGAGGTAATCGTGTTTTAA
- a CDS encoding ferritin-like domain-containing protein codes for MEAKATQALLNELLETLKDGEKGYSTATVDVEDHDLKQVFKKYAVQRDGFLTELEDQMHQLNLKADEESSITGTVHRAFINLKAAITSKSRESILNECERGEDYAVKAYQTALKAEGLPGQLKTIIEKQYQGIQEAHNEIRSLRDAASASK; via the coding sequence ATGGAAGCCAAAGCAACCCAAGCCCTGCTCAACGAACTGCTCGAAACTCTGAAAGACGGCGAAAAAGGCTATTCTACCGCTACTGTCGATGTAGAAGATCATGACCTGAAGCAGGTATTTAAGAAATACGCCGTGCAGCGCGACGGTTTCCTGACCGAGCTGGAAGACCAGATGCACCAGCTCAACCTGAAAGCCGATGAGGAAAGCTCTATTACGGGCACCGTACACCGCGCCTTCATCAACCTGAAAGCCGCCATTACCAGCAAAAGCCGGGAAAGCATTCTGAATGAGTGCGAGCGGGGTGAAGACTACGCCGTAAAAGCCTACCAGACGGCTCTGAAAGCCGAGGGACTGCCCGGTCAGCTGAAGACCATCATCGAAAAGCAATACCAGGGCATCCAGGAAGCTCACAACGAAATTCGCTCCCTGCGCGACGCGGCTTCGGCCTCGAAGTAA